The genomic stretch ATCCGAAATACCCAAATATCCCACCATTGCCAAAGGTGCGGATGGTGAAACCGTTTTCAATTTTCTTGTAATCATAAATACCGAGTAGATTTTCCAGCGGAAGAATTTTTTTACCAATGGGGCGCTCTACGATAAGATTTCCGTTGTAGATATTGTATCCTTTGGTGGAGTATAAATAGCAAAAGGCAATCACAAAAAACAAGAGTAAATCAAAGAATCCCGAAATGATGCTTGCTATTTCCTTGTTGCCTTTTAGGATAGGGTATAGTATTACCACCATGAGTAGAAGTACAAATACGGTTACTATCTTCGCGGTCTTGTCGAGGGTGGCCTTGGAGTGCATTTATATGCTAGTTTTGCCACCAAATATATTATTTATTTGAACTTTTTTTGATGGATATCAAACCCTGGATTGCAGCAGCGCGCCTGCGTACTTTACCACTTGCTTTTTCGAGTATTATTTTGGGCACTTGCCTGGCAGCTTCTATGGGATCGTACAGTATTACTGTATTTGTGCTTTGCTTGCTTACCACACTTTGCTATCAGGTACTTAGTAATTATGCCAATGATTATGGCGATGGAGTAAAAGGAACAGATGCCGATAGAGTGGGCGAAAAAAGAGCAGTAGCAAGTGGCGAGATTTCAGCGGCTTCTATGAAAAAAGCTGTCTGGTTATTTTCCATTCTTTCTTTTGTTTTTGGCACTTGGTTGAGCATTGTTGCTACACAAGGTTTACCAATGATTGTCACCATAGGATTTGTGGTTCTTGGATTATTGGCAATTGTGGCTGCTATTACATATACCGTTGGTCGAAGAGCTTATGGCTACAGCGGTTTAGGAGATATTTCAGTACTTATCTTTTTTGGAATTGTAGGGGTGGTAGGTTCTTATTTTCTTCAAACCAATATGCTAAACTGGGAAGTTTTTCTTCCGGCAACTTCTGTGGGTTTATTAGCAGTAGGGGTTCTTAACCTGAACAACATGCGCGACATTGAGAACGACAGAGCTGCTGGAAAGCGCACTTTGGTGGTGATGATGGGTTTGAAAGGTGCCAAAATTTATCATGGAGTTTTAATCATTTTGGCTTTCGATTGTGTATTTCTATACAATGCCCTTATGGACAATAGCTTTTGGAGCAATCTTTACTTTATAAGTATTCCGTTTTTGGTAGCCAATTTGTTTAGTGTGATGCGCTCATTTGATGCGGAAGACTTTGACCCACTTTTGAAAAGGCTGGCCATTACAACACTTCTCTTCGCCTTGACTTTTGGGATAGGGCAGGTGCTTTAATTTTCAATACTGAAGTTGTGGGTCACTTTTATTTGTGGGTCGAGCGAAGAAGCTACTGAGCAATACTTTTCTACCGCCAGTTCCACAGCCCTCGCAACTTTACTTTCATCAGGTGTTCCTGTCAATTTAAAATGTAGATGAATAGTTTTAAAAGGTTTTACCTGACCTTCTTCAGGCCGTGTTCCGCTGGCATCTACTTTTAGTGATTTTACCTCCTGTCTTTGTTTTTTTAGAATTAGACTTATGTCAAAACTAGCGCAAGCCGCCACAGCGGTGAGCAATAATTCCATAGGGCTCATACCAGCATCATCGCCACCATTAGCCGGTGCACCGTCAATGGTTACTGTATTTCCAGTTTCACTTTTTCCTTCAAATAGTAGGTGGTCATTTTTACGCTCCAGCGAAATCTTCATAAATCAAATTTTAGGTTTCAAATATAAACAGGAAAGACTGCCCCGAAATAAGGACAGCCTTTATGAGTAGAGTTTAAACTTTTTGGCTTAAACTAAATCCAGTACAAGTTCCTTGCGACTTCTGCGTACTTTTTTAGCTTTACTCAGCATATCTTTTTCTTCATCTCTATAGCCTAATGGCAAAAGGACAACGCTCTTTAAGCCTTGAGCTTTCAAGCCAAGAATTTCGTCTATCATTTCTCCATTAAAGCCTTCCATTGGGGTAGCGTCTACTTCTTGTTCAGCGGCTGCTATTAGGGCGGTACCCAGAGCTATGTAGGCTTGTTTGGCGGTCCATACGGAGTGATCACCAGGCATGTTTGCTACACCCATGGCCATTTGTTTAAAACCTGCCAGGTCATTCACTTTAATACCTCGAGTTACCGCAATATCACTCATGTACTTATCCACTTTTTCTTCTGTAACTTCTGTCCAGGCGGCAAATACCAATAGGTTTGAGCTTTGGGTAATCTGTGGCTGATTATTGGCCGCTACTTGTAGCTTCTCACGGAGTTCAGGGTTTTCAATGTTCAAAATGGTGTATGGTTGCAGACCTATCGAAGAGGCAGAAAGGCGAATTGCTTCAAGTATATTATCTAGTTTATCCTGCGGTACTTTATTACCATTCATTTGTTTGGCAGCATAGCGCCAGTTTAGTGCTTCTATTACGTTCATAGCGTGTTTTTATTTTGATGAGAGCGTATAAACAATAGTAATGCCAAAACAATGTTTAAACATTGATTAAGACAAGATGACGTGACAAGGAGGGGGTAAGTGCTTTTGTTATGTAGTTTCAAATGTGCGATTAGATTATCAATGTGTTTATTGTTCATTTTTGGCTTGACCCAAAAAGAACCAAAAAAGTCAAGGCTTCTTATAAATTTCTGAAAAGCTATGGCTTACTTACCCTTCGAAGCCCTGGCCGTTTCACTTTGCTTCACTTCGGCACTTCTCTGGGGCAAGTTTCACCTTGCTTTTGTGGGAAATTGATAATAGGCCGATCTCAAATACAAACCTGCTGAATTGTCCGAGCATTTTTCAGAACTAGCTGAACAGCAAGCGTAATTGCATTCCGAAGAATGAGGAATAAGCATGAAGCGAAGATGTAACAGCGGTTTGTGCAGCGGAGCAAGCAAAAGTTCCTTAAAATGCTCTAGATTTTTGCTTCCTTTTTATCAATGAAAAAGGAAGAGCCATGCGGCTTGAGGAAAGGTTAATTATTATTACTTCCATAAAATATAGTGATTATCATTAGAGTTGGATGGATTTACATAGCTTATCAAAAGCTCAAATCTGATTCTCTCCTGCAAAATCAGCATTGAGCTTCTGATAAGCTTTCTGCAAAAGAGTTGCTCTATCATAACTATTTAGTTCACGAACTATCTTACTGTCTTCCAAAAGAATTTTGTCATACATTCCAAAAGGAGAGAAGGTTTTGAAGTTTACGGGCAGTGTATCTACAAGTATAAATAAGAGCATTAAAAAGGCTTGTGTCATACCAACGATAGCGTGTTCCTCCTTCATTTGCTCAAGTGCAAGCTCCCGTCTTAAGTAATCAAAAGACACATTGTAAGCCGAAATACTGCTGTCAGCTTCATCTTTTAGTTGTGTGATTTCAGCGTAAAGTGAACTTTTAACTACACTATCATTAGCACGAAGCAAAGCTAATTCAGCATCCAGCTGTTTAAGGTGTAGAATCTTATTTTCGGCTGAGGGACCTTTGCCGTAAATGCCAGTAGTCACAATTTCGCCCTTGGCATTTTTTAAAACTTCACCATCAATTTCGCGAGCAACAAGACGTGCCTGTATGTCGCGGGCTTTTTCCTTAGCGGAATAATTACTGTCTAGCACGGCAAGCTGGTTTTCAATTTTTTGAATTCGTCTGTCATATTCAGTCTGAATCGTCTTTTGGTGTTCTACTTTATTCTGTTTTATAGTGTCAGTAATGCTTCCATCAAAGTAGAGGAGAACAATAGGGTGGGAGATTACAATCCCCAAAATAAGGG from Owenweeksia hongkongensis DSM 17368 encodes the following:
- a CDS encoding 1,4-dihydroxy-2-naphthoate polyprenyltransferase gives rise to the protein MDIKPWIAAARLRTLPLAFSSIILGTCLAASMGSYSITVFVLCLLTTLCYQVLSNYANDYGDGVKGTDADRVGEKRAVASGEISAASMKKAVWLFSILSFVFGTWLSIVATQGLPMIVTIGFVVLGLLAIVAAITYTVGRRAYGYSGLGDISVLIFFGIVGVVGSYFLQTNMLNWEVFLPATSVGLLAVGVLNLNNMRDIENDRAAGKRTLVVMMGLKGAKIYHGVLIILAFDCVFLYNALMDNSFWSNLYFISIPFLVANLFSVMRSFDAEDFDPLLKRLAITTLLFALTFGIGQVL
- a CDS encoding PH domain-containing protein yields the protein MHSKATLDKTAKIVTVFVLLLMVVILYPILKGNKEIASIISGFFDLLLFFVIAFCYLYSTKGYNIYNGNLIVERPIGKKILPLENLLGIYDYKKIENGFTIRTFGNGGIFGYFGYFNNDKIGRFKMYSTKGKDFYILDFGKEKIGISPDQPEFIEALKGYVSKPDAPQS
- a CDS encoding NAD(P)H-dependent oxidoreductase, with amino-acid sequence MNVIEALNWRYAAKQMNGNKVPQDKLDNILEAIRLSASSIGLQPYTILNIENPELREKLQVAANNQPQITQSSNLLVFAAWTEVTEEKVDKYMSDIAVTRGIKVNDLAGFKQMAMGVANMPGDHSVWTAKQAYIALGTALIAAAEQEVDATPMEGFNGEMIDEILGLKAQGLKSVVLLPLGYRDEEKDMLSKAKKVRRSRKELVLDLV
- a CDS encoding DUF4407 domain-containing protein, translated to MIGDFFIWCAGSDTSILKRCPRSERIKHMGFGTLVLIPAILAFVSMTYALSTVGQLQEHFWLALLGGIVWALIIFSFDRYIVSTHRRKLENKDEFKSPAFYLRFFFALILGIVISHPIVLLYFDGSITDTIKQNKVEHQKTIQTEYDRRIQKIENQLAVLDSNYSAKEKARDIQARLVAREIDGEVLKNAKGEIVTTGIYGKGPSAENKILHLKQLDAELALLRANDSVVKSSLYAEITQLKDEADSSISAYNVSFDYLRRELALEQMKEEHAIVGMTQAFLMLLFILVDTLPVNFKTFSPFGMYDKILLEDSKIVRELNSYDRATLLQKAYQKLNADFAGENQI
- a CDS encoding OsmC family protein, giving the protein MKISLERKNDHLLFEGKSETGNTVTIDGAPANGGDDAGMSPMELLLTAVAACASFDISLILKKQRQEVKSLKVDASGTRPEEGQVKPFKTIHLHFKLTGTPDESKVARAVELAVEKYCSVASSLDPQIKVTHNFSIEN